AGTaactgagtgcttcacaaacattaatgaattcgtCCTCACAAAACCCATCTGAGATTAGATGATATCACAATATTACAgctgggaactgaagcacagagagattaagacaAAATTGTCAAGTGTCCACTATTTTTGAGTACCCAATTTAAGATCCCTAGGACCTGATTTCTTTTTCAGAGTACATAGCATATTTGTAGCACTTTGTATGTCCAAAGTAcagttcctattgatttcagctgcagttgtgagggttcagcacttctgcaaatcaggccacaGGTGCACTCAGCAACAGGAACATATAGTCCATGTGTGAAAATGTtgatttaagtgatttgcccagcatcATATAGGAACTCTGAGGCAGGAGCAAGGATAGAAGCCAGTTCTCCAGGATGGCATTCAGTTCCCTAAACCATGAGACCATCGTTTATCTTTCCGCAGTTCCCCACCTCATTCACTATGCAGCTTGCAACATCTGCAACAAATAAGGCAAAGGTGTGAGACAACAGCCTTTCTCTATACAATCCCTTATTGATTCTCTGAGTACCCTCTATTCTgtgcacagggccagctccaggcaccagcacagcaagctggtgcttggggcggcccatggaagggggcggcacgtacaagtcttcggcggcgggtccctcagttcctctcagagggaaggaccagccgctGAATTGCCTCCGAAGAATGAAGCGCCACGGTAGAGCAggcgccgaagtgccgccgatcgcggctttttcccccccccccctttgctgcttggggcggaaAAAAAGCTGCAACCAGCCCTGTCTGTGCACTGAAGGAGGTGGGGGTTATGTTGAaaacatgtgatcatgtaattacagtggagtcgcatcttacgcaggggttaggttctaaagtcagcacGTAAGgcaaaaatcgcgtatagtcaaaattatccttgaaaatcccttaaatcgcccataaagtacagtatactgtacatggttttgtgtatataaccctgtacagtaatatgtataaatgtataatgtatacagtaatgtacagtatataataaagagtacatatgcaaaatataattttacagtactgtatttttaattacagggggTAATTACAGGGGGtcgtcagggcttgatgtcgatccaggagaCGGAGGTGACGGAGAGCTTGGGTGATGGAGAGCGAGTCGTAGacgaagtggttggctctggttcagctcaAGAAGTTGATTGCGTAGGGCTcatctgctgctggttgtttttccttgaaaaacatggtgatcggcaactgtcgctgttgtctctcgagctgctcaaacatttcttgatacgGTTTCAAATCGTCCGTAATACTACATGTGATTTTGAGGCTTTGTTCTTTAGAGGGatcatattcagaaattaaatcattcaagtgtttcgctgcttggaacacttcagcaaatttatgaagattccaattTGCTGCCTCTTCCTGTTTGTTGTCATCATCTTcgtcttctgtagacgattttatcagttcctccAACTCTttgttagtcaatgtttctctatggctctcaattaattcttcaatttcttcctcaaggatatcgatgaagccatcaccacccacttgcctggccacctgaacaatgcgtttcacttctttgtcaatggtcgggaaacccttaaaatcattcacacatttTTTCCATAGGTTTtgccaacatgcattgactgtttcaggcttgattacatccattgcctgtttaatataagtgatgcaatcggtaatgttgaaggacttccaacactccatcacattaagattgggatcaACATCCACAGCGCTACGTATCTGTGAGAATGTAAGCCTCGTGAATCACGCCTTGGtcgagaggttggaggatggaggtggtattgggggggagaaagacgactTCAACGTCGTTATGTGCAAACCGGAGTGCCACAGGGTGAccaggagcattgtctacgatcagcaacactttaaagtcaagtcctttctcttcgatGTACCGCTTGACCTCCAGAATTAAACACTcgtggaaccaatccagaaataatgctgccgtcacccaagcctttttatttgattgccagaacacaggcaggagagtTTTGTTCTTGTcttttagggcacggggatttgcagccctgtagagcaagcccggctttattaaatgcccagccgcattgccacaaaacaacacaaTCACAcagtctttagctgctttgaagccaggggcttgtctttctgatttcgaaatgtaagtgcggttgggcatttttttccagaagagtccagtctcgtcagcatt
Above is a window of Emys orbicularis isolate rEmyOrb1 chromosome 8, rEmyOrb1.hap1, whole genome shotgun sequence DNA encoding:
- the LOC135882453 gene encoding tigger transposable element-derived protein 1-like, producing MAPKRKPTTSSGAQPKKQQSVPTLEEKLAVLDLLRDGRCRSPTWHVNMAATNLASVPSSAPITAKVMSQVRNKTLVKTEKALNLWLEDMNRKRVAIDGNTLREKGQLSDEKEFKASQGWLSSFRNCFNLKNVQITGEAASANEEAAKAYPEQLKKIIEEKDYLPEQVFNADETGLFWKKMPNRTYISKSERQAPGFKAAKDCVIVLFCGNAAGHLIKPGLLYRAANPRALKDKNKTLLPVFWQSNKKAWVTAALFLDWFHECLILEVKRYIEEKGLDFKVLLIVDNAPGHPVALRFAHNDVEVVFLPPNTTSILQPLDQGVIHEAYILTDTETLTNKELEELIKSSTEDEDDDNKQEEAANWNLHKFAEVFQAAKHLNDLISEYDPSKEQSLKITCSITDDLKPYQEMFEQLERQQRQLPITMFFKEKQPAADEPYAINFLS